The following proteins come from a genomic window of Bactrocera tryoni isolate S06 chromosome 1, CSIRO_BtryS06_freeze2, whole genome shotgun sequence:
- the LOC120766951 gene encoding ras-related C3 botulinum toxin substrate 1, translated as MSTGRPIKCVVVGDGTVGKTCMLISYTTDSFPGEYVPTVFDNYSAPMTVDTIQVSLGLWDTAGQEDYDRLRPLSYPQTDVFLICFSVASPSSFENVTSKWYPEIKHHCPDAPIILVGTKIDLRDDRETLSQLAEQGLAPLKREQGQKLANKIRAVKYMECSALTQRGLKQVFEEAVRAVLRPEPQKRRQRKCIVM; from the exons ATGTCGACAGGAAGGCCCATTAAATGTGTCGTCGTTGGCGATGGAACCGTTGGTAAGACATGCATGTTAATTTCATACACCACAGACAGTTTTCCCGGCGAATATGTGCCTACAGT CTTTGACAACTACTCTGCGCCCATGACTGTGGATACAATACAAGTGTCGCTTGGTTTATGGGATACAGCGGGTCAAGAAGACTACGATCGCCTGCGTCCGCTCTCCTATCCACAAACCGATGTATTTCTCATATGCTTCAGCGTGGCCAGTCCATCCTCATTTGAAAATGTCACATCGAAATGGTATCCTGAAATAAAGCATCACTGCCCGGATGCACCGATTATATTAGTCG GTACCAAAATTGATTTGCGCGATGATCGCGAAACGCTCAGTCAACTAGCCGAACAGGGTTTAGCACCGTTGAAACGTGAGCAGGGTCAAAAGTTGGCGAATAAAATACGCGCCGTCAAATACATGGAGTGTTCGGCACTTACGCAAAGAGGATTGAAACAA GTCTTTGAAGAAGCTGTGAGAGCTGTGCTCAGGCCAGAACCACAAAAGCGTCGTCAACGAAAGTGTATAGTTATGTAA